Genomic segment of Nitrosopumilaceae archaeon AB1(1):
TAGTTCCTGTAATAATGAGTGATTCTGACGGAAAGCACAGGGGATTTAAAATATTCCTAGGTGGAGGTTTGGGAAATAAATCATTTGTAGGACACCAATTGGAAGAATTTACTCCAGAGGAAGATATTTTGTACACATCTATTGCAGTAATACGCATATTCGATAGACTTGGAAACAGAAAAAATATGGCTAGGAATAGAATGAGGTATTTGGTGGACGATATGGGATGGGAAGTATTTCAAAATCTTGTTCTAAAAGAGAGAGCAGTTGTCAGAGCAACACAATCTGTAATCACAAAATTAGATATCATAGATATGAAAAATAGTTTTGACCCCATGCTTGTATCCTCAGAGCAACCAGATGATATAGAATTTACAAGATGGAAAAACACCAATACGGTTAAACAGAAACAAAACGGATTCCATACGGCATTTATAACCTTAGAGGCAGGAGACATCACTGCAACACAATTGAGGTTATTTGCAGATATTTGTGAAAAATATTCAGCAGAAGGTAATGTTAGAGTTGGATTTACACAAGATATGTGTATACGTTGGATACATGAGAGTCAGTTATCTTCAATGTATAAAGAATTAATGAGTGCAGGTCTTGCAAAAACAGGAGCTCTTACTATGGCATCCCCTATTGGATGTTCTGGAACCACATCCTGTAATTTAGCACTAACAAATTCACATAGGTTAGCCAAAGAGATTCAGAGAAAATTTTTAGAATTAAAATTAGATGCAGAACCTCTCTTAAAGAACGCATCAATTAAAATTAGTGGCTGTCCAAATTCTTGCGGACAACATGAAATTGCAACTGTAGGATTTTATGGTGGAGGTAGTAAAATTAATCATAATATGTATGCTGTTTATCAAATGTCTCTTGGTGGAAGATTCGATGAGCACACAGCACTAGGCACAAGTTGTATGAGAATTCCAGCAAAACGAGTAATTTCTGCCATATTACAAATTATCGAGGCATTTCGCGCACAGAGAACAGATAATCAAATGTTTGTAGATTGGATCGATTCCATAGTACAGGAATCGACTCCTACTAATGTCACCATACGTACTGTCAAAGATATCAAAAAAATGCTAGAGCCTCTGGCAGTTCCCCCTACCAAAGAAGAGGATGAGGAATTTTATGCAGACTATGGAGCAGATACAAGTTATCATACAAAGACTGGTAAAGGTGAGTGCGCTGCGTGAAAAACAATACTACTACAAATATCGACACACTGCGCTCAAGTCTATCTGATAAAAGCGTTCAAGTGATTGACACACGAAGAGAAACAGATTACAAAATGGATCACATCCAGAATGCGATAAACTTACCATTGGCAGAGATATTGAAGAATGATGATCCACAAAAAATTGGAAATATACTAACAAAATTAGGAATTAGTAACGAATCACCAATTACTGTTTATGATGACACATTTGGAGCTCTAGCATCGCGTATTGCATGGACACTAGAGTATTTAGGATATGATTCAGTATCACTTTTAGATGTAACATATTCACGATGGAAGAATATGAAATTAGAGATGAGTTCAGAGGAGACAAAAGTAAAACCAACTGAACCCATATCATTGAATCTGCGTAAAGAGATACTTGCCACAATTGAACAAGTAGACACAGACAAGGAAAATGAAGATACGGTACTAATAGACAACCGCGAGAGATTAAATTATTTAGAGCAACACA
This window contains:
- a CDS encoding rhodanese-like domain-containing protein; the protein is MKNNTTTNIDTLRSSLSDKSVQVIDTRRETDYKMDHIQNAINLPLAEILKNDDPQKIGNILTKLGISNESPITVYDDTFGALASRIAWTLEYLGYDSVSLLDVTYSRWKNMKLEMSSEETKVKPTEPISLNLRKEILATIEQVDTDKENEDTVLIDNRERLNYLEQHIPGAINIPYRMLATLDNILKSPAEMTKLFESRGIKKKSKLITYCGSVGTLSGLAYYALKTIEHPNVKLYVRSFKEWKETKRPTEKQQDANYWDLSAE
- a CDS encoding nitrite/sulfite reductase; its protein translation is MNSVSIKKTNPTTNWARMEEADNFAHTVKLFRQGKYDAANFRRFRLQHGAYGTRMTDDYAMVRIKVPAGEAYPVQLRKIAELSEAYSIGSAHVSTRENLQLHWIVLEDVSEIMKGLAQVGLTSREACGNTVRNVMCSPLSGVCPNEEFDATPYAIATAKFMLRNTLNQNLPRKFKFNFTCCEKHGMIRMVDVGLVPVIMSDSDGKHRGFKIFLGGGLGNKSFVGHQLEEFTPEEDILYTSIAVIRIFDRLGNRKNMARNRMRYLVDDMGWEVFQNLVLKERAVVRATQSVITKLDIIDMKNSFDPMLVSSEQPDDIEFTRWKNTNTVKQKQNGFHTAFITLEAGDITATQLRLFADICEKYSAEGNVRVGFTQDMCIRWIHESQLSSMYKELMSAGLAKTGALTMASPIGCSGTTSCNLALTNSHRLAKEIQRKFLELKLDAEPLLKNASIKISGCPNSCGQHEIATVGFYGGGSKINHNMYAVYQMSLGGRFDEHTALGTSCMRIPAKRVISAILQIIEAFRAQRTDNQMFVDWIDSIVQESTPTNVTIRTVKDIKKMLEPLAVPPTKEEDEEFYADYGADTSYHTKTGKGECAA